One Corynebacterium matruchotii genomic window, TCCCCCAGGCCGGCAACCAGCGGGTCGACCGCATCGAGCATCAGGTCCAGGGGCAGCTGCTCCCCGATGAGCCCGGTGGAGCATGCGGCCACATCCGCCGCCTCGCAACCAATGGCATCCGCCACCCGCCGCACCACGGCAGCGGCGTCCGCATCCCCCTGCGCCCCGTTGCAGGCGTTGGCGTTGCCGGAATTATAAACCACCGCCACAAGCCGGCCATCAGCCACGGCCTTCCGGGTCAGCTTCACCGGTGAGGCCACCACCCGGTTCCGGGTAAACACGCCGGCCGCAACAAACTCCGGTCCGGTATTGACCACCAGCGCCATGTCCGGCTTCCCCGATGGTTTAATGCCCGCGGTCACCGCCGCGGCAACGAAACCTGGAATCATGGTGCCACCCCGTTCACGGTCAAACCGGCAGCCTCATCCAGCCCCAACGCAATATTCATGCACTGCACCGCGGCGCCGGCAGTACCTTTGACCAGGTTGTCGATGGCGCTCACCACCACCAGGCGGCCGGCGGCTTCGTCGACCTCCACCTGGAGCTGACACATGTTCGCCCCCACCACGCTCTTGGTTTGCGGCTGCTGATCCCCCGGCAACACCGATACAAATTGCTCGTCTGCATAAAATTCCGCATAGGTGGCATAGGCCTGTTCCGCGGTCACCCCGGCAACCAACGGCGCCGTGGCCGTGGTCAGGATGCCCCGCGACAGCGGTGCCAGCACCGGGGTGAAACTCACCGTCACCGGCACCGTCGAATACGCGCCCAGGTTTTGGCGAATCTCCGGGTTATGGCGGTGTTTACCAGCGGTATTATAGGCCCGCAGGTTACCCATCACCTCCGAACCCAATAGGCCCACGCTGGCTTTCTTCCCCGCACCCGAGGTGCCCGTAATGGACACAAATTGCAGATCCGGGTGCACCAAATCATGCACCACCGCCGGCAACATGGCTAAGGTCGCGCCGGTAGGGAAACAACCAGGCACCGCAATCCGGTTCGCCCCCCGTAGTTTACTGCGCTGACCAGGAAGTTCCGGCAACCCATAAGGCCAGCTGCCGGCGTGTTCCCCGCCATAAAATTTTTCCCAATCATGGGAATCCGTTAACCGGAAATCGGCGGCACAGTCAATCACCAGCACATCATCACCCAAATTTCGGGCGATTTCGGCGGAATGCCCGTGCGGCAACCCCAAGAAAACCACATCATGGCCGGCTAAAATATCCGTGGTGGTGGGCTCAATCGTGCGGTCCGCCAAGCTCACCAAATGCGGCATGAGCTCGGCCACGGACTGGCCCGCGGTGGTGGCGCCGGTCAGCGCGCCGATCTCCACGTCTGGGTGCGCGGAAATCAGGCGGAGAATTTCGCTGCCAGCATAGCCGGAGGCTCCGGCGACGGCTACGTTAATTGTCATGCACCCAGCATAGCAATTATTCGGAAACTTGCAATTTATGCACGCATGTGGGCGCCGAACCGTTTCGCTGCCAACTCCGCGGCAGCTAGCCGGCCCACCGAGCACTCCTCATCTGTCAAGGTCCGATCTGGGGCCCGGAACACCAGGGCAAAGGCCAACGATTTCACGTCGGCCCCCAACCCTGCCGAGCGGTACACGTCGAAAAGCTCCACGGTTTCCAACAGGTCGCCGCCACCAGCAATAATGGTCTGCCGCACCGTCTCGGCCGGCACATCCTCCGGCACCACCAACGCCAAATCCTGCTTCACCGCCGGAAACGCCGACAGCACCGGCGCCGGCAACACCTGCGTGAGCGGCAACGCCGACACATTGAGCTCCATGGCGCACGTGCGCTTCGGCAGACCCAACCGCTCCACAACCTGCGGATGCAGCTCACCGGCATGCCCCACCACGACACCATCCACCAACAATGCGGCACACCGGCCTGGATGCCACGGCAAATACTCCGCATTTTCCACCGTCAACGACACCCCGGCAGCCCGCGCCACCAGCTTCGCCGACTCGATCGCATCCGCATACGAATACTCCCGGCCCTCACCCCACGGGCCTGAAAACTCAATCAAACCGGTGCCCACGGTCGCCACATGCAACGGCTGGTACGGCAATGTCGACAACAACCCAGCGATCTCCGCATCCGACGGCCGCTGCGCCACCGACAGCATCGGCGACATTCCCGCGCCCTGCACCACCGACACCTGCTGTTGGCCAAACAACGACAAATTCGTCATGCCCCGCGCCACATTCCGCGCCACGGCCTCCAGCATGGACGGCAATAACGTTGTGCCCACAATGGCGTAATCCGCATCCAACGGGTTGCGCACCGCCACCGCGTTACGACGCTCATCCTCGGCTGCCAACCCCCACGTATCAAACGTGTCCTGCCGAATAAACGGGGTCGGCAAAATCTCCACATAACCGCCATAAGCCAACGCATGCCCAATGGCCCGCCGCCGCTTCTGGGCCGGAGTCAACCCCTTACCCGCCGACACGGTCGGCACAATCGCGGGAATATCCGCCAACCCCTCCAGGCGCAGCACCTCCTCCACCAGGTCCGCATCCTCGGTCAAA contains:
- the argC gene encoding N-acetyl-gamma-glutamyl-phosphate reductase, encoding MTINVAVAGASGYAGSEILRLISAHPDVEIGALTGATTAGQSVAELMPHLVSLADRTIEPTTTDILAGHDVVFLGLPHGHSAEIARNLGDDVLVIDCAADFRLTDSHDWEKFYGGEHAGSWPYGLPELPGQRSKLRGANRIAVPGCFPTGATLAMLPAVVHDLVHPDLQFVSITGTSGAGKKASVGLLGSEVMGNLRAYNTAGKHRHNPEIRQNLGAYSTVPVTVSFTPVLAPLSRGILTTATAPLVAGVTAEQAYATYAEFYADEQFVSVLPGDQQPQTKSVVGANMCQLQVEVDEAAGRLVVVSAIDNLVKGTAGAAVQCMNIALGLDEAAGLTVNGVAP